GATGATCGACGGCCTCGCCCAGATCATCCTGCGCAGCATGCGCCCGCAGGGCTGAGCCGTACGTCCCCCGCCTTTCCGGCCCCGCCACTTGATCTGTAGTAATCTGCCCCCCATTTATTAAGGGTCCGGTGCCCATACTGGGGCCGGGCGGATCGGTTTGGCAGGTTTCTGCCGTTTTTGGCCGGTCTGGTGACAAAGCCGCTTCACTGATGAGGGCTTTTGAATGGCACGGGTTACCCCCTTTACCCACCCGTTGCTGCTTGGCTTCGATGGCCTTGAGCAGCTTCTGGACAGGGTCGGCAGGCTGTCCAATGACGGCTATCCGCCCTTCAATATCGAACAGACGTCCCTCGGCACCGACGCGGGTCCAGATGCCCATGCGGGCGGCGCCCAGCGCTTCCGCATCACGCTGGCGGTTGCCGGCTTCACGGAGAATGCCCTCTCGGTCACCGTGGAAGGCAATGAGCTGGTGATCCGCGGCAAGCAGCAGGATGACGGCGACCGCGCCTTCCTGCATCGCGGCATTGCGGCCCGGCAGTTCGTGCGGGTGTTCGTTCTCGCCGACGGGCTGGAAGTGGAAGGGGCCGACCTCGAAAACGGTCTTCTGAGTATCGACCTCGTGAAGCCTGAACCCGCCCATCATGTCCGCCGGATCGAGATAGGCTCGCAGGCGCAGCCGCGCCAGCGCATCGAAAGCCGCCGCATCAACGGCTCCGACGGAGCATCCGCCGAACCCGAAGACACCGCCGTCTGATTCAGAGGCACAGGTAAGGAGTACGCGACCCATGAATGACAGCACGTTTGACACCCGCGCCCCTGCTCCCATGATGAGCAGCAAGGACTTCGCCGAGTTCGGCGCACCGAAAACCGTCTATGTGCGCGAGATCGGCCAGGATGATGTCCGCGAAGTGGTCGGCGAGGATACTAAGATCCCGCACGATGCCCGCTTCTTCGCGGTGCACTCGGCCAATGGCACGCGCATGGCCATCGTCGATGACCGCGACGCAGCCTTTGCCGGCGCGCGCCAGTATGACCTCGACCCCGTGAGCGTTCACTGACGAAAGACCGGGGTCACCCAACACGGCAAAAGGCCGCTGCCCCTTTAGGGGGCGCGGCCTTTTTCATGGGCAGTGACCTTAATGCCTTGCCGGACACTCAGGCTGCGTGGCTTGCCGCGGGCTGGGTCAGCACTTCGTGGATTTCCTGGGCGGTCGCCGCCGCGCGCAGGGCATTGGTGACGCCCTCATTACGCAGCAGGCGCGAGATACGGGCCAGCGCTTTCAGATGGTCAGCGCCGGATTCCTCCGGCACCAGCAGCAGGAAGACGAGGTCCACCGGCTCGTCATCCACCGCGTCGAACTCGATGGGCGCATCCAGCCGGGCGAAGAAGCCCTCGAGATGCTCCATGTCTTCCAGGCGCGCATGCGGGATGGCGATGCCATGGCCGACGCCGGTGGAGCCCAGCCGCTCACGCTCAATCAGCGCATCGAAGATGATGCGGGCGTCAATGCCGGAGGCTTCCGCGGCGCGGGTGGCGAGATCCTGAAGCACCTGCTTCTTGCTGCCCGCATGAAAGCTCGCGAAAACGCGTTCGGCCGTAACCAGATCCGAGAGATCCATATCTGCAATGTGGCGGCCCGCGCGGCCCTTCAAGCCTCGCGGTGACGCCCCTTCTACAAAACTGTTGCTACGTGTCTATGTGGCGCGCGCGCAGGCTTTGTCAGCCCTGGCCGCCAAGTTCCACCCAACCGATGTTTCCATCCTCGCGGCGATACACCATGCTCACCGCGTCATTGGACCCGGACTTGAAGAGCAGGAACGGCGCATCCGCCAGATCCATGCGCATCACGGCCTCGCCTACGGAGAGGCGGTGCAGGGTCTTCGTCGTCTCGGCGATGATGACCGGCTGGTCGTCATTGCCCGTATTGTCGCTGGCGGTATCCGTCTCCGCCTCGTCCTCACCGCCGGACAGCACGCGCGCCGGCAGCTCGATTTCCTCCGGCGCCGGGCGCCCTTCGGCGTGATGATCCTTCAGCCGGCGCTTGTGGCGGCGCAGGCGCTTTTCCATGCGGTCGGCGGCACCGTCAAAGGCGGAATAGATCTCGCCCGCGCGCGCCTGGCTCTGCATGACGACACCATGGCCCAGGCGCAGCGTGCAATCGGCCTGGAACTCATGGCCTTCCTTCGAGAACACCACATGGGCGTCGATGGCACGGCCGAGATATTTCTCGGCGGCGGCTTCCAGACGGTCGGTGACATGGACGCGCAGGGCATCCCCCACATCAATATGCTTGCCGGTGACCTGAACCTGCATGGGGCCTCTGATTTTCGTGTTTAGGCGATGTATCGCAAATGGATCAATCGCAGTTGTTGCAGCTCGGGCGGGGCCGATGTGGCCCTGTGCGGACCCCGGTCCGCCGCCTGTCTGATTGTGGCGCTTTCCGAGCTGCCTGCCAATCACAAGCGCCGGACCCTAGTGAGGTCCGGCGGGGGTGTCAACACGGCCGGGGCTGCTGCAAGGCAGGCATGACGCCACCCCATTAACCCTTTAATTTCAGGCGCTTAGCTTCTTCTGTCGGCGACGCTCGACCGACGAGGGGATGTTCATCGCCTCCCGGTATTTGGCCACCGTGCGCCGGGCGATATCAATGCCCGACAGCTTGAGCATTTCCACGATCTTGTCGTCCGACAGGATCTTCTTCGGGCTTTCCGAATCAATCAGCTCGCGGATGCGGTGCCGCACGGCCTCGGCGGAATGGGCATCGCCCCCATCGGTGGAGGATATCGCTGAGGTGAAGAAATATTTGAGCTCGAAGACACCGCGCGAGGTCGCCATGAACTTGTTGGACGTCACGCGGCTCACCGTCGATTCATGCATGTCGATGGCGTCCGCGATGGTCTTGAGGTTCAGGGGCCGCAGATGCGAGACGCCATGGGCGAAGAAGCCGTCCTGCTGGCGCACGATCTCACGGCTCACCTTCAGGATCGTCCGGGCGCGCTGGTCGAGGCTCTTCACCAGCCAGTTGGCGCTCTGCAGGCAATCCGACAGGTAGAGCTTGTCGTCCTTGTTCTGGGTCGCCCCGGAAACGGTTGCATAATATTGCTGGTTCACCAGCACACGCGGCAGGGTCTCGGTGTTGAGTTCCACCGTCCAGCCGCCGCCCTGAGCCGCGCGCACGAATACATCCGGCACCACGGGGGCCGCTGTCTCGCCGCCGAAGGTCAGGCCCGGGCGCGGATCCAGAGCACGGATCTCGGCGATCATGTCGCGGATATCTTCCTCGTCCACGCCGCACAGTTTGCAGAGCTGGGCAAGGTCGCGCCGCGCCACCAGTTCGAGATTGTCGAGGAAACATTGCATCGCCGGGTCGAGCCGGTCCTGCTCGGCAAGTTGCAGCGCCATGCATTCCTTCAGCGAGCGGGCCATGACGCCGGTGGGCTCGAAGCCCTGCATCACGGTCAGCATGCCTTCCACATCCTCCAGCGCCACGCCGAGGCGGTCGGCGATGTCGGCAAGGCCATCAATCCCGTCCTCGAAGCGCAGATAGCCCGCGTCATCCACGCAGTCGATGAGGAAGCGGCCGATCAGCCGCTTGGCCGGGTCGAACACCGACACATCAAGCTGCTCGGTGAGGAATTCGTGCAGGGTCTGGTCGCGGGTCAGGCGGCTTTCAAGATCAAGGTCGCCATCGGGTGCCGCGCCGCCCGCACCGCTGCCGCCGGAAGCCGACCAGTCCGATCCGCCCAGCGCTGCCGGTGTGGCGTCGCCTTCTGCCCCTGCTGCGCCTGTGCGGTCAGACCCGGTATCGTCCGGGTACATATCTTCAAAGCCAGAATCCATCTCGGATGCCGGCGAGGCATCATTGAGGGAAAGCTGGCCCGCATCCGCGTCGCTGAAACCATCATCGCCGCCCGCGTCGCCACCAGCGTCTCCGCTAGGATCACCGCCGCTATCAGCGCCCGTATCACCGGAAGCGTCCGCCCGTTCGCGATCGGCGCTCTCTGCGGCCATGTCGGGAATGTCAGCGCGTTCATCGCGGTCAAGCAGCGGGTTTTTCTCCAGCTCCTGCTCGACGAAATTGGAAAGTTCGATATTGGAGAGCTGCAGAAGTTTGATCGCCTGCTGCAGCTGGGGCGTCATGACCAGGGATTGTCCCTGGCGTATCTCCAGCCGTGGTGCCAGTGCCATCGCGCGCCCCGTTCCCGCCTCGCCCTAGAGCGAAAAGCGTTCGCCGAGATAGAGCCGGCGCACATCCTCGTTGCCGACAATCTCGGAGGGCAGGCCTTCCAGCAAAAGCCGCCCGTCGTGAATGATATAGGCGCGGTCGATGAGCTCGAGGGTCTCGCGCACATTGTGGTCGGTGATCAGCACACCGATGCCGCGATCCGTCAGATGGCTCACAAGCTCATGAATGTCGCCGGTGGCGATGGGGTCGATGCCCGCGAAGGGTTCGTCGAGCAGCATGTAGTTGGGCTGGGCCGCCATGGCGCGGGCAATCTCCACGCGCCGGCGCTCACCGCCCGACAATGCCACTGACGGCGTGCGCCGCAGATGGGTGATCGAGAACTCGGCCAGCAACTCGTCCAGCATGGCTTCGCGGCGGGAATGGTCCTTCTCGACCAGTTCGATGACGGCGCGGATGTTTTCCTCAACCGTCAGCCCACGGAAGATCGATGCTTCCTGCGGCAGATAGCCGATACCCATGCGGGCGCGGCGATACATGGGCAGGCGCGAAATATCAACGCCGTCGAGCTCGACGGAGCCGTAATCCGCCTCAACCAGGCCCGCGATCATGTAGAAGCAGGTGGTCTTGCCTGCCCCGTTGGGACCCAGCAGCCCCACCGCTTCGCCGCGTGCCACGTTCATGGAAACGCCGCGCACCACAGGGCGCTTATTGTAGGTCTTGCCGATGCCTTCCACCACGAGACCGGAGGACGCCGCAACAAGGCGCGGGCCGCCTGTGGCCGCCCGGTTTTCCTGCGTCATGCTCGTGGTATCCCCATCCATGCGTGTCATTAGTCGCCCTGCGCGCTTAAAAATTTGTGAACCATGACGGGTTGCCGCTACCAAAAGGCATGAAACTTGCCTAAGCGGCTTTTCCGCCACATGGCGGCCCCCATGCCGCCTGCTAAATCCCCTGGAAAGGGCGCCCCGCTCCTATTGGGCGCCGCCTTCCGATCCGTTGTTGTCGGCCGGCACGAAGAGCGACCGCACACGGCCGCCCTGGGTGCCTGACGCCCCGCTGGCGCCCGCATCCACCACCGTCTGGCCGGTGTCGAGATTCATCTCCAGCTTCTGGCCGCGGATCACGTTCTCACCCTGGGTCAGCACCACCGTGTCGCCCATGTAGATCTTGCGCACCTTCACGTCGTACAGCGCCCAGTCTCCATTGGCGGTCTGGTCTTCATCGTCGGTGATGATGACATTCCCCTTGGCATCGATCTTGGTGATGCTCTGGCCGGGACCGGGGCCGGGCTCCTCTTCGCCTTCGAAGCCCTCCGGCACGTCCTCGGCCTTCTTGGTCTCGTCCTTGGTGCGTTCCACATAGTAGACCCACACCTTGTCGGCGCGCAGGCGCATGGTGCCCTGGATCGCGTCCACCTTGCCGGTGAAGATCGCCACATTTTCAGAGCGCACCCATTCGGCCTTATCGGAAATCACCTCGATGGGCTCACCGGGATCGTTGGTGAACCCGTCGCCGGAGCCGTCCTGGGCCAGCGCTGCCGGTCCCGCAAGGCCGAGCATCAGAAGGGCTGCGCCAAGGGTGCGGCCGGTCGTGGTGGTCAGAAGGGTCATCTTGTCCTGTGCCTTTTCGTCGGGAGGGAAGCGCACCCACGCCTCACTTGCCGGTGGGGCCGAACAGCCCCTCACCGCTGGACCCGCCAGCATTAAAGATCACGATCTTGGCGCCGTTGATGAGGGTCACCCGGTCGCCGGATTCGGTTACCCGCAGCCCGCCGCCCTCGGCGGTGCCTTCCGGACCCTGCGCATAGACCTGCTGATCGCTTGAAATATCGCCTGTATCGAGGTTCACCCGGACCAGCTTGCCCTGGAAGCGGAAGCCGTCATCTGTGAACAGCTGCACATTGTCCTCGAGGTCGATCCATTCCTCGTCGGTATTGAGCAGGCCCTTGTTGGAGGTCACAGCCGTCCAGGAGGTCTGGCTTTCGCTGACCAGATCCCCTTCCACATTCTCCAGGTGGATGAGCGCCGGATTGTCCGCATCCTGAACAGCGCTTGTGGCATTCATCGTGTAGGGCTGGCCCTTCTCGTCGACGTCGGAGATGCGCGGCGACACCATGCGCAGATCGTCCGTACGCGACGACACCTCGGAGAAGGTGATGTCGAGCTCATCCGGCCCGTCGAAGGTGCCGGACATGAACAGCAGCGCGCCGATCAAGCCGAGCGCCGTCACCGCGAGGCCCACCTTCATGGCGGAGACGAAGCGGCTATAGGCCTGGGCGCGCGCCGCATTGGCCTGGCGCAGGTTGCGCGGCTGGGCCCGGCGGCGGGCAGCGTCTGTTCGGCTCATGCTCATGGATGCGTCGTGCTCACCGGGTCGGTCCTCAGGCAAAGCCCGCGCGCAGCAGGTCATGCATGTGCAGCACGCCCAGCGGGGCCTGCGGGCCGGCGCCGCCTGCGGGCATCACGAAAAGCACGGTCACAGGCGGGCTTACCTCGTTCATCTGCGCCATGGCTTCGGCTGCCAGCGCATCCACCGCAATGGTGCGCGGCGTGGTGGTCATGACATCGCGCGCGGCCTTGGACACAAGGTCGGGGCCCAGATGACGGCGCAGATCCCCATCGGTGATGATGCCGACGAGCCGTCCGTCCGCATCCGCCACGCCGGTGCAGCCGAGACCGCCTTCGGTCATCTTGGAGACGGCATCCGGCAGGGGGGTGTCCGGGGTTACCATGGGCACCAGGTCAGGCCCGCGCATCACGTCGCTCACCCGCACCAGCGCCTGGCCGAGGCGGCCACCGGGGTGCAGCTCGCGATACTTGTCCTTGGTGAAGCCGCGCCGCTCCATCAGCGCCACCGCTAGTGCGTCGCCCAGGGCGATCATCATGGTGGAGGATGTGGTGGGCGCCATGCCCATGGGGCAGGCTTCCTCCGCCGGGGCCAGGGTCAGCAGAATGGTGGCCGCCTTGGCCAGTGTCGACTCGGCGCGGGAGGTGATGGCGATCAGCGGCGTGTTGATGCGGCGGCCATGGGCGATGATGTCGCCGAGTTCCTGGTTTTCGCCGGAATTGGACAGCACAAGCAGGCAGTCGCCTCGCGTCACCATGCCGAGGTCGCCGTGGCTGGCTTCGCCCGGATGGACATAGTGCGCCGGCGTGCCGGTGGAGGCGAGGGTCGCCGCGATCTTGCGGGCCACATGCCCGCTCTTGCCCATGCCGCTGACAATGACGCGGCCCTTGGTGGCCAGCATGGCATCCACCGCTTCGCTGAACCGTCCGTCCAGCCCGTCGCGCAGCCGCGCTAGGGCGTCAGACGCCAGGGTCAGCACGCGTGCGGCAGCCGATGCGTCCCCCTCGGCGGGGGCGGTTTCAGGCGATGCGTCGGGCGCCGGAGAAGCTGTGTGAACCATGTAAGCAGGCCGCGGGCTGTGGCAGGCAACCTGACCCGCCCCGCCCAAGCCGGACGCGCGGGCAAGCAAGAAACTTGCCAGAAATCATCAATTGCGCCGGAGTATGGGTGTGCGACCCGTCCGGCGTCAACCAGATTGCCCAAAAATCGGGCGGATTCGCGGCATTGCCTGTCATCACCCGACACCGCTCCGGAGCCGCTCCGGAGCGGCTCGGTTTGGCTCTGGAAAGCTGGGAGAGAGAGGCGGCTCAACTGTGAGCAAAGATGTCCTCGTCCGGCCAGCCTGCCAGGTCGAGGGCGGCCCGGGTCGGCAGGAAATCGAAACAGGCCTGGGCCAGGTCGGCACGGCCTTCCCGCGCCAGCATTATGTCCAGCTTGTCCTTCATCTGGTGCAGGTAGAGAACGTCCGACGCCGCGTATTCGAGCTGGGCCGGGCTCAAATCGTCCGCCCCCCAGTCGGAGCTCTGCTGCTGCTTGGACATATCAACGCCCAGCAGTTCCCGCGCCAGATCCTTGAGGCCGTGCCGGTCCGTATAGGTCCGCACCAGGCGGGAGGCGATCTTGGTGCAATAGACCGGTGCGCAGGTGACACCAAGATATTTCGAGATCATGCCCACGTCGAAGCGGGCAAAGTGAAACAGCTTCACCGTGCCTGCATCGGCCAGCAGGGCCTTGAGATTGGGGCAGTCGAAAGTGGTGCGGTTGAGCTGCACCACATGGGCGTCTCCGTCGCCGGCCGATAGCTGCACCACGCACAGATCATCCCGGTTCGGATCAAGGCCCATGGCCTCGGTATCCACGGCCACGACGGGGCCGAGATCAAGCCCGTCGGGGAGATCGCCTTTGTGCAGGGTGATGGTCATCGATGAAGCTCCGGCTTGGATGCATTTGCCCCGTTACATATCGCGGCGCCCCCCAGCCGTCGAGGGCAGCATCATTCAGCCCACCTGCCGGCGCTCGCCCCCGGACCGCCGGTCCTCTGCCACGGGCTTGCTCTCCTTGCGTCGCTGGTCCTTGCGGTTGTCTACCTCAGGCGTCGACGTGCGGACGATGCGGCGGATGGTGCTTTCCAGCCCGTCAATGTCGTTCTTGAGCACGGAAGATGCCTCGGCGACATTGACCGCCACCTCATCCACCCGCGACAGGCTTTCCGAGATGCCGCCCACGCGGTCTGTCACCCGGCGGGCACCATCGGTGGACTGTTCGGCGTTGCTGGCGATCTCGGCCGCGGACGCGCGCTGCGTCTGCACGGCTTCGTCGATCTGTGCTGCGGCGGCATTGATCTGCTCGATCACTTCATGGATCTGGCTCATCGCGCCCACGGCTTCCTCGGTGGTGCCCTGCATCAGCGCCACCTGGGACGTGATCTCGGATACCGACCGCTGGGTCTGGGTGGCCAGCGACTTCACCTCATTGGCCACGACGGCAAACCCCTTGCCAGCGTCGCCCGCGCGCGCCGCCTCAATGGTGGCGTTGAGGGCCAGCAAATTGGTCTGCTCGGCAATCTCGCTGATGAGATTGACGACGGCTCCCACCTCGGTGGCTGCTTCCTGCAGCTTGCCCACCACCTGGCCGGTGCCGGTGGCCGTTGTGGCCGCGCGGTCTGCGGCACTGCGGGTTTCAGATACCTGGGCGACGACCGATTCAAGGGAGCTGTTGACCTCTTCCAGCAGGCGCGACACGGCTTCCGCATTGGCGGAGGCCTGCTCGGCGGCGTCCACCGCTTCCTTCTGGTTCTCACTCACCTCCTCACCGATGCGCTTCAGATCCTGGGCGCGGGCGGCGAGCGACTCGCCGTTTTCAGAGATGGTGACGACGGTGGTCTGCAACTCGCCTTCCACAGCGTCGGCAAGCGCCTTCAGGGCCTTCACCTTTTCTTCGGCGGCGATGGCCTCCTGGCGCGTGCGTTCTTCCTGTTCCTTTTCCCCGGCGATGATGCTGTCGCGGAACTGCACCAGCGCGCGGTTCATGGCGCCGATATCGTCCTGGCTCTGATCATCCACGAGGTCGATGTCCCGGTTGCCGCCGGCGATGGCGCGCAGATTGTCCACGAAGACACCCACACGGCGTGACAGGGGCAAGGCACCCGCAAGGCCGATGGAGGCGAAGACGATGATCACCATCACATTGGTGGCCACCAGCCAGAAGATGGCGGCATCAGCCGCACCCATCAATTCCTCGGTGCGGGTATGGATAGCCTCCGCCGTCCGGTCCTCGATACTGCGCATGGTGGCGAGCCACTGGGTGGCTGCCTCATACCAGTTGGCCGCCGTCAGGCCGTGCGTGTCGCGGGTGTCCTCCAGGGAGGCGAGGATTTCGCGCAGTTCCTCAACGCGGGCCACTTCCGGCTGGGCAAGCGCGTCAACGAGGATCTTCTGCTCCTGCTTGGAGGCAAAGCGGTGATATTCCTCCAGGAACACTTCCTCGCCGCGCAGCTGATCGCGATAGGCGCGGTAGCGGGCGGCATCGTACACGCCAGCCTCGGCATCATTCAGCAGGGACGCACCGTGAGCGCGTTCCAGGCTCGCGCTCTCCATGGTCTGCACCAGATAGAGATAAGGCAGCAGCAGCACCGTTACTTCCTGGGCCGGGCTGTACTCGGACGCCACTGCAATCACGTCGATCAGATGGCTGTTGATCGTGGAGTAGTATTCAAGGCTTTCCTCAACGGACACCTTGCGCCCGTCAACCAGGGCGCGATGGGCATCAAGCTGCTTCAGGTCCTGTTCCACATAGGCCAGTTTTTCGACCACGCGCTTGGGCAGGGCCGCCATGTCGGCCTTTGCCACATGGGCGCGGAAGTTCCGCATCTCGGCATTGGTCTTTTCGCGCTGGGTCGTGAGTTCGCCGCGGCGATCGGCGGCAAAGCCGCTTGAAATCACACCGACGGTGCGGCCGCGCTCGGACTGGAGTTCGTGGATAATCCCGCTCGCCGTCGTCGCGATATCCTGCAGCGGCACCAGGGCGCGCAGTTTTTCCTTGGAATCCAGCTGCTGATAAATCGCCTCACCGGCAAGGCCAATAATGGCCAGGTGAGGAAAAAGAACCAGCACGATCAGTTTGGTCTTGAGGCTCATCTGCATAGCACAATCCCCCGGCTGCACTTTTGATGAGACCACCTCAAACCAATTTAGTTAAATATTTCAGCTACCCAGCACACTTTCTGCGGGAATTCATTCCGCCTGCAGAAATCAAGGCCTAACCGGTCGCCCAACTATACTTTCAGTTGAACAAAGTATGCTTTGCTCGCATGGGTTGCGCAGTGCGTGCGGCCTTGCGGCGTGATGGAGATGGAGTATCGGGGATGAGATGGTGCCCAGGAGAAGACTCGAACTTCCACGCCCTTTCGGGCACTAGCACCTGAAGCTAGCGCGTCTACCAATTCCGCCACCTGGGCATCGCTGCCGGGCCCCTGCCCAGAGGCGGGGCGGCTGCGAAGGGGGCGAGTGATAGCGCCGCGCTGCGTGCGGATCAAGCCCAGAATGCATGCAAAGCCCGATAATCCGCATAGAATGCATTGCGGCCTGCCTTGGGGCCGGCAGTCACAGGATTTCGCGCGATGCCGCGCCTTCTCGTTCTCTCCGGCCTGCCGGGCACCGGCAAGACCACCCTCGCCCGCCCGCTGGCCCGGCGGCTTGGTGCCGTCTATGTGCGCATCGACACGATCGAGCAGGCCATGCGCTCCTCCGAGGTTGCTCCGGTTGAGGTCGAAGATCACGGCTATCGCGCAGGCTACGGCGTGACCGCCGACAATCTGGCCCTTGGCCGTGACGTTGTGGCGGAATGCGTGAACCCGCTGGCGATCACCCGCGCTGCGTGGCGCGAGGTTGCCCGCAAGGCGGGGGCCGACTGCCACGAGATCGAGCTTGTGTGCTCAGACCTGCACAAGCACCGCGCCCGGGTGGAAGGCCGCGTTACCGACATTCCCGGCCTCATCCTGCCGCGCTGGGATGACGTGCTGGCGCGGGATTATGAGCCCTGGCACGGCCCGCATCTGATGATCGATACCGCCGCCATGACACCGGACGAGGCCGTGCGCCACATCCTGCACCGCATCGGCCTGCACTCCTGAAACCGCCGACTAGAGAGGCGCGCGGAGCCGAAACGGGACGATCTGCATTTGGCCCATCACCGCAATGCCGGTAGGGCGAAACGCAAATTGTGATCCTCGCCAGGGCGCGCACATTGGTGGGGAAATCAATCATCACCAAAGGCCGCATCATGTCTCAGACCATTCCCGAAGGCTTCAGCCCTCACTTCCGCAAAAGCCCGCTCACCGACCCATGGGAGCCGCTTTATTCCCGCCTTCTTGAAGACCGCATCGTCCTCGGTCTGCGGGCTGATGAGCGGCACTGCAATTCGCGCGGCATCGTGCACGGCGGGCTGATCACGGCGCTGGCCGACAATGCCATGGGCCTGTCCTGCGTCGCTGCCTACAAGGCCAAGGGTTTCGACACCCCACCGCTTGTGACCATCACCCTGCATGTGGATTTCCTGCGCGCCGGCAGTGCCGGGCAGTGGATCGAGTTCTCCACCACCGCCATCAAGACCGGTGCCAAGATCGCCGCCGCCCAGGGCGTGGTGACGGCAGACGGGCGGGACAGCGCCTATTGCAGCGCCACCTTCTCCGCCGCGTAGGCTTTTCCCGTATCGTCCCCATTGCCGGACCCTTCTCTTGGGACAAACTGCCCTGCCCCCTAGGCGGGTGGGTGCGGCTGCGCTATTTACTGCTCTAAATGACTATGCGACGCGCGGCCTGAGAGGCTGCCTGCCGCCCCCCGGGGCGCGCAGGTGCCCGGCGAGAAGAGGGACATTCCATCGTGAGCGACAAGATCGTTACGGTATTTGGCGGATCGGGCTTTCTGGGCCGCCACGTGGTGCGGGAACTGGCGAAGCGCGGCTACCGCGTGCGCGCCGCCATGCGGCATCCGTCGCGGGCCGGCTTCCTGCGCACCATGGGTCTGCCGGGCCAGGTGGAAGCGGTTTACGCAGACATCCGCGATGACGAATCAGTCGCCCGCGCGCTCAACGGCGCGTCCATGGCGGTGAACCTCGTCGGCATCCTGTTTGAAAGCGGCAAGCAGACTTTCTCCGCCCTGCAGGCGGAAGGCGCCGGCCGCATAGCCTGGACCGCCAAGGCCAAGGGCGTTGAGCGGCTCGTGCATGTGTCGGCAATCGGTGCGGATACGGGCAGCGATGCGCAATACGCGGCCAGCAAGGCCAATGGCGAAGCCGCCGTGCTGGAGGCCTTCCCCGAAGCCGTGATCCTTCGCCCCTCCATCGTGTTCGGCAAGGGCGACGGTTTCTTCAACCGGTTTGCAGGTCTTGCCCGGTTCCTGCCGGCGCTGCCGCTGCTCGGCGGCGGGCACACGAAAATGCAGCCGGTCTATGTGGATGACGTGGCTGATGCGGTATGCGCGGCGCTGGACGACACGGGCACCTCGGGCAAGATCTATGAATTGGGCGGCCCGCGCGTCTACAGCTTCAAGGAGCTGATGCAGATCGTCCTTGATGAGACCCAGCGCAAGCGTCTGCTGGCGCCGGTGCCCTGGCCCATCGCCCGCCTCCAGGGCCGCATCCTCGGGCTGCTGCCCAATCCGCTGCTCACCCATGACCAGGTGAAGATGCTGGAAACCGACAATGTGGTGAGCGAGGCAGCCATCGCTGAGAAGCGCACCCTCGGCGACCTCGGCATCGAGGCGACCAGCGTCGAGGCCATTGTGCCCAGCTATCTGTGGATGTACCGCCGCCAGGGCCAGTATGCGGAAGATATCCGCCGCGAAACCGCGTCCTGATCAGCCCAGATACAGCCAGCCCAGCAATGCCGCCCCCAGCACCACCCGGTAGATGACGAAGGGGGTGAGGGAGATGTTTTCCAGAAGCCGCATGAAAACGGCGATGGAAAGCCAGGCGGCGAGGAAGGACAGGAAGGCGGCGATCACAGCGTCTGTCTGAAGGGTGGTGTTGCCGCTGTCGATCAGTTCCATGGCCGTCGCCGCGCCTGCGCCCAAGATGGTAGGAATTGCCAGCAGCATGGAGAAGCGGGCGGCTTCCTTGCGGTCGAAGCCCAGAAAGCGCGCCGCCGTCATGGTGACGCCGGAGCGGCTCGCCCCCGGCATGATGGCGGCGATCTGCGACAGGCCAATGATCAGCGCCTGCCCCCAGCTCATCTCACGCAAGGTGCGGGAGGT
The sequence above is drawn from the Pyruvatibacter mobilis genome and encodes:
- a CDS encoding Hsp20 family protein, translated to MARVTPFTHPLLLGFDGLEQLLDRVGRLSNDGYPPFNIEQTSLGTDAGPDAHAGGAQRFRITLAVAGFTENALSVTVEGNELVIRGKQQDDGDRAFLHRGIAARQFVRVFVLADGLEVEGADLENGLLSIDLVKPEPAHHVRRIEIGSQAQPRQRIESRRINGSDGASAEPEDTAV
- a CDS encoding DUF1150 family protein, which produces MNDSTFDTRAPAPMMSSKDFAEFGAPKTVYVREIGQDDVREVVGEDTKIPHDARFFAVHSANGTRMAIVDDRDAAFAGARQYDLDPVSVH
- the ptsN gene encoding PTS IIA-like nitrogen regulatory protein PtsN; this translates as MDLSDLVTAERVFASFHAGSKKQVLQDLATRAAEASGIDARIIFDALIERERLGSTGVGHGIAIPHARLEDMEHLEGFFARLDAPIEFDAVDDEPVDLVFLLLVPEESGADHLKALARISRLLRNEGVTNALRAAATAQEIHEVLTQPAASHAA
- the hpf gene encoding ribosome hibernation-promoting factor, HPF/YfiA family; its protein translation is MQVQVTGKHIDVGDALRVHVTDRLEAAAEKYLGRAIDAHVVFSKEGHEFQADCTLRLGHGVVMQSQARAGEIYSAFDGAADRMEKRLRRHKRRLKDHHAEGRPAPEEIELPARVLSGGEDEAETDTASDNTGNDDQPVIIAETTKTLHRLSVGEAVMRMDLADAPFLLFKSGSNDAVSMVYRREDGNIGWVELGGQG
- the rpoN gene encoding RNA polymerase factor sigma-54 — translated: MALAPRLEIRQGQSLVMTPQLQQAIKLLQLSNIELSNFVEQELEKNPLLDRDERADIPDMAAESADRERADASGDTGADSGGDPSGDAGGDAGGDDGFSDADAGQLSLNDASPASEMDSGFEDMYPDDTGSDRTGAAGAEGDATPAALGGSDWSASGGSGAGGAAPDGDLDLESRLTRDQTLHEFLTEQLDVSVFDPAKRLIGRFLIDCVDDAGYLRFEDGIDGLADIADRLGVALEDVEGMLTVMQGFEPTGVMARSLKECMALQLAEQDRLDPAMQCFLDNLELVARRDLAQLCKLCGVDEEDIRDMIAEIRALDPRPGLTFGGETAAPVVPDVFVRAAQGGGWTVELNTETLPRVLVNQQYYATVSGATQNKDDKLYLSDCLQSANWLVKSLDQRARTILKVSREIVRQQDGFFAHGVSHLRPLNLKTIADAIDMHESTVSRVTSNKFMATSRGVFELKYFFTSAISSTDGGDAHSAEAVRHRIRELIDSESPKKILSDDKIVEMLKLSGIDIARRTVAKYREAMNIPSSVERRRQKKLSA
- the lptB gene encoding LPS export ABC transporter ATP-binding protein produces the protein MTQENRAATGGPRLVAASSGLVVEGIGKTYNKRPVVRGVSMNVARGEAVGLLGPNGAGKTTCFYMIAGLVEADYGSVELDGVDISRLPMYRRARMGIGYLPQEASIFRGLTVEENIRAVIELVEKDHSRREAMLDELLAEFSITHLRRTPSVALSGGERRRVEIARAMAAQPNYMLLDEPFAGIDPIATGDIHELVSHLTDRGIGVLITDHNVRETLELIDRAYIIHDGRLLLEGLPSEIVGNEDVRRLYLGERFSL
- a CDS encoding LptA/OstA family protein, with translation MTLLTTTTGRTLGAALLMLGLAGPAALAQDGSGDGFTNDPGEPIEVISDKAEWVRSENVAIFTGKVDAIQGTMRLRADKVWVYYVERTKDETKKAEDVPEGFEGEEEPGPGPGQSITKIDAKGNVIITDDEDQTANGDWALYDVKVRKIYMGDTVVLTQGENVIRGQKLEMNLDTGQTVVDAGASGASGTQGGRVRSLFVPADNNGSEGGAQ